From the Solanum pennellii chromosome 4, SPENNV200 genome, one window contains:
- the LOC107017416 gene encoding dirigent protein 11 produces MIARIIFCFAILLAILSVILLAIFSPIPNQNKSKNPPWIDLSLYIQQPRIPSSNFPSQKAPTDFGALIFHRLLTEGPENTSRIVGKAQGFIIPIQDFANSAFNIIYLTFNSKEFCGSLSVEAKSLTNDNNKLNVVGGTGYFAFARGLAIFAQTKVENINSDNLDANYYQLKLQLKYPNKSKINPR; encoded by the coding sequence ATGATAGCAAGAATCATATTTTGCTTTGCAATTTTATTAGCAATACTTTCAGTAATTCTCCTTGCAATATTCTCACCAATACCTAAtcaaaacaaatcaaaaaatcCCCCTTGGATTGATTTATCCCTATATATTCAACAACCTCGAATCCCCTCTTCTAATTTTCCCTCTCAAAAAGCGCCAACAGACTTTGGAGCTTTAATTTTCCACCGCCTTCTAACAGAAGGCCCTGAAAACACGTCTCGTATAGTTGGAAAAGCGCAAGGTTTCATAATCCCAATTCAAGATTTTGCGAATTCCGcgtttaatattatttatctcACATTTaattcaaaagaattttgtGGGAGCCTTAGTGTTGAAGCTAAGAGTTTGACAAATGATAATAACAAGTTGAATGTTGTTGGTGGTACTGGCTACTTTGCCTTTGCTCGTGGTTTAGCTATTTTTGCACAAACAAAAGTGGAAAATATTAATTCTGATAATTTAGATGCTAATTATTATCAATTAAAGCTTCAATTGAAATACCCTAATAAATCCAAAATAAATCCAAGATGA
- the LOC107017477 gene encoding kunitz trypsin inhibitor 2-like produces MSTTNYLKLLHILQILFSLSYLTTSQQPSKTPITTTTSVLDTDGHELQIGLKYTILPINQNGSSSSSSSSGGVGVLALEAKNRPCPFYVIQKNIESSNGLPTRFIPIDNNQQVINLSTDLNIVFVASTIFVQSTAWKVGGADERTGKRYVMSGGMIGRPGIETISNWFKIERYGNNESYKIVFCPRVCSSNCKIVCGNVGVFNENGKKWLGLIDEPLVVRFKKVLN; encoded by the coding sequence ATGAGTACTACAAACTACCTAAAACTACTACACATACTCCAAATTTTATTCTCATTATCTTATCTAACAACTAGCCAACAACCATCAAAAACACCAATTACCACCACCACATCAGTGTTAGACACTGATGGTCATGAGCTACAAATTGGCTTAAAATACACAATTTTACCTATTAATCAAAATGgaagtagtagtagtagtagtagtagtggAGGAGTTGGTGTCCTAGCACTAGAAGCTAAAAATAGGCCATGTCCATTTTATgtcatacaaaaaaatattgaatcatCAAATGGACTTCCAACAAGGTTCATTCCAATTGACAATAACCAACAAGTCATAAATTTATCTACTGATCTAAACATTGTGTTTGTTGCTTCCACAATTTTTGTTCAATCCACGGCATGGAAGGTCGGTGGCGCGGACGAGAGGACGGGAAAGAGGTATGTTATGAGTGGTGGCATGATTGGCCGGCCGGGGATTGAGACAATAAGTAATTGGTTTAAAATAGAAAGGTATGGGAATAATGAGAGTTATAAAATTGTGTTTTGTCCTAGGGTTTGTAGTAGTAATTGTAAGATAGTGTGTGGGAATGTTGGTGTTTTTAATGAGAATGGCAAGAAGTGGCTTGGGTTGATTGATGAACCACTTGTTGTTAGGTTCAAAAAAGTGTTGAATTAG
- the LOC107017344 gene encoding cyclin-SDS, whose product MKRKLHAEAAQPAVQQPKEILPAVKRQLRSKLPRRKRSHISPILRSFSIAASSYLTSEVSRQSSKGSVNKEVKKREIEGEEFRRITRAYFRKKLLVDQKKDSEVELSECSCVDSCSEVIGKIIKIEDPVDISRDIVSKRNRNAKVIEGTEDSEVISRFLKASGGFCGESSKSGEDAVAGSRNAAKIIHEDVVSFNSVLQSPSESKCGNLSVQSIKCSENRAPEEVESEVSRVCPEVELSAVEQAHEKLVEAELDLECSENFSIVDVSDDYSSAYSELQSEIFPESSDIDIFDYSPSYWYDSGSQFSEKSNADASPSPTFTLFLRFGQQFCRSTAALQSTPINSSEDQISTEFTGLEDEEDEESYRMIRNRERRQLYLHDYAEEYCSTTDYGDLIVQQRLQMVHWILEQATRKDLQKETMFLSVNLFDRFLSKGYFKTKRCLQIAGIACLTLAVRIEENQPFNSIRQKTFSVAGTTYSCSEVVAMEWLVQEVLNFQCFLPTIYNFLWFYLKAATATEYMEKTAKYLAVLALLGHEHLCYRPSTVASALVILALSAANLYASCHLVTKTHAKIEDEDLPECIKSLEWLVKYI is encoded by the exons ATGAAGCGAAAGTTACATGCAGAAGCAGCTCAACCGGCGGTTCAGCAACCGAAGGAAATCCTACCGGCAGTGAAGAGGCAGCTCCGGTCGAAATTACCTCGCCGTAAGCGATCACATATATCTCCGATTCTACGTTCATTCTCAATTGCTGCTTCGTCGTACTTGACAAGTGAAGTCTCGCGTCAATCGAGCAAAGGTTCTGTGAATAAGGAAGTGAAGAAGCGTGAAATTGAAGGAGAGGAATTTCGGAGAATTACTAGAGCTTATTTCAGGAAGAAATTACTTGTGGATCAGAAGAAGGATTCTGAAGTCGAATTATCGGAATGCTCTTGTGTTGATTCGTGTTCTGAAGTTATCggaaaaatcataaaaattgaaGATCCAGTTGATATCTCACGCGATATTGTTTCAAAGCGGAATAGAAATGCAAAAGTTATTGAAGGAACTGAGGATTCTGAAGTAATTTCGAGATTTCTGAAAGCTTCTGGTGGTTTTTGCGGTGAAAGCTCAAAATCTGGAGAGGATGCTGTTGCAGGAAGCAGGAATGCTGCGAAAATCATCCATGAAGATGTCGTTTCATTCAATTCCGTCTTACAGTCGCCTTCGGAGTCAAAATGTGGAAATTTATCAGTTCAATCAATCAAATGTAGTGAAAACAGAGCACCGGAAGAGGTCGAGTCTGAAGTTTCACGAGTCTGTCCAGAGGTAGAATTATCTGCTGTAGAACAAGCTCATGAGAAACTCGTTGAAGCAGAATTGGATCTGGAATGTTCTGAAAATTTCTCAATTGTTGATGTCTCTGATGACTATTCATCAGCTTATTCTGAACTCCAATCGGAAATATTCCCGGAGAGTTCCGATATAGATATCTTCGACTATAGTCCGTCGTATTGGTACGACTCCGGAAGCCAGTTCTCTGAGAAATCGAACGCAGACGCTAGTCCTTCACCTACTTTCACGTTGTTTCTTCGGTTCGGTCAACAGTTCTGCAGATCAACCGCTGCATTGCAATCCACTCCCATAAACTCTTCGGAAGATCAAATTTCTACTGAATTCACT GGATTGGAAGATGAAGAGGATGAAGAGAGCTATAGGATGATAAGAAACAGAGAGAGGAGGCAATTGTATCTACACGACTACGCCGAGGAATACTGTTCCACTACGGACTACGGCGATCTAATCGTGCAGCAACGGTTACAGATGGTTCATTGGATTCTTGAG CAAGCCACAAGGAAGGACCTTCAGAAGGAGACGATGTTCCTAAGTGTCAACCTCTTTGACAGATTTCTAAGTAAAGGGTACTTCAAAACCAAAAGATGCCTTCAAATTGCTGGCATTGCCTGCCTTACTCTGGCAGTCAGGATCGAAGAAAACCAGCCTTTCAACAG CATTCGCCAGAAGACATTCTCTGTTGCAGGCACTACATATAGCTGTTCTGAAGTGGTGGCTATGGAGTGGCTGGTGCAGGAGGTCCTCAACTTCCAATGCTTTCTTCCCACAATCTACAACTTCTTATG GTTCTATCTTAAAGCTGCTACAGCTACCGAATATATGGAGAAGACAGCTAAATACCTGGCAGTCCTAGCTTTGTTGGGTCATGAACACTTGTGCTACAGACCATCAACTGTAGCTTCTGCACTGGTGATTCTCGCTTTATCAGCTGCCAATCTTTATGCCTCATGCCATTTGGTCACAAAG ACTCATGCCAAAATAGAAGACGAAGATTTACCTGAATGCATCAAG AGCTTGGAATGGCTGGTGAAGTACATATGA